In a single window of the Macrobrachium rosenbergii isolate ZJJX-2024 chromosome 35, ASM4041242v1, whole genome shotgun sequence genome:
- the LOC136856353 gene encoding kelch domain-containing protein 10-like isoform X2, whose product MTSEIAMEEIPTWSSGPSPVGRSGHRISCTDSFLYSVGGFHPTEGALAEAWRLNLSTGEWEQLSGGNEGAPPTCISHCMVSFGRDLVTFGGTSYPFGSVMSKDVHACDRATGEWRVVPSEGDLPQEMYGQAFRRMGDYVYTIGGTSGYHFSLQAHAYHLPTNTWSCLASSDLYKGNEPTGRYKAEIGVIPGHIIVVGGSAADGVFSLDEVPVLDIQTGSWSLKQTKPDPKFHAYPSPRKCHASVQRGADLYVIGGASGNEVFDDVWKLDLLTLAWSCTRLVLPVPLYFHDAAFSP is encoded by the exons ATGACCTCGGAAATCGCTATGGAAGAGATTCCGACATGGAGCTCAG GACCCTCGCCCGTAGGACGCAGCGGCCACCGCATATCCTGCACGGACTCCTTCCTGTACAGCGTCGGGGGCTTCCACCCCACAGAGGGCGCCCTGGCCGAG GCGTGGAGGCTGAACCTTTCGACGGGAGAATGGGAGCAGCTCTCCGGCGGTAATGAAGGCGCCCCCCCAACCTGTATCTCCCACTGCATGGTGTCTTTTGGGCGCGATCTGGTCACCTTCGGCGGCACCAGCTACCCCTTCGGCAGCGTCATGTCCAAGGACGTCCACGCCTGCGACAGGGCGACGGGGGAGTGGCGCGTCGTCCCCTCGGAGGGCGACCTTCCTCAGGAGATGTATGGACAG GCGTTCCGCAGGATGGGCGATTACGTCTACACGATAGGCGGTACTTCAGGCTACCATTTCTCCCTTCAGGCTCATGCGTACCACCTCCCGACCAACACGTGGAGTTGCCTGGCCTCATCTGACCTGTACAAG GGAAATGAGCCGACGGGTCGTTACAAAGCCGAAATTGGGGTCATCCCGGGTCATATCATAGTGGTGGGAGGGTCAGCTGCCGATGGCGTCTTCTCATTGGATGag GTGCCTGTCCTGGACATCCAGACCGGAAGTTGGTCCCTCAAACAGACGAAACCGGACCCGAAATTTCACGCTTATCCGAGCCCCCGGAAGTGTCACGCTTCCGTCCAGAGAGGAGCCG ATCTCTACGTCATCGGAGGCGCCAGCGGGAACGAAGTCTTCGACGACGTGTGGAAACTCGACCTCCTGACGCTGGCTTGGTCTTGCACCCGTTTGGTCCTGCCGGTTCCTTTGTACTTCCACGACGCCGCTTTCTCTCCGTGA
- the LOC136856353 gene encoding kelch domain-containing protein 10-like isoform X1 — MTSEIAMEEIPTWSSGPSPVGRSGHRISCTDSFLYSVGGFHPTEGALAEAWRLNLSTGEWEQLSGGNEGAPPTCISHCMVSFGRDLVTFGGTSYPFGSVMSKDVHACDRATGEWRVVPSEGDLPQEMYGQAFRRMGDYVYTIGGTSGYHFSLQAHAYHLPTNTWSCLASSDLYKGNEPTGRYKAEIGVIPGHIIVVGGSAADGVFSLDEVPVLDIQTGSWSLKQTKPDPKFHAYPSPRKCHASVQRGAERKPVRLRRLLGGRLQRAVLSRLQGQAPSPSAPGSRLESLRDQLPGHHGAVPGRRRE; from the exons ATGACCTCGGAAATCGCTATGGAAGAGATTCCGACATGGAGCTCAG GACCCTCGCCCGTAGGACGCAGCGGCCACCGCATATCCTGCACGGACTCCTTCCTGTACAGCGTCGGGGGCTTCCACCCCACAGAGGGCGCCCTGGCCGAG GCGTGGAGGCTGAACCTTTCGACGGGAGAATGGGAGCAGCTCTCCGGCGGTAATGAAGGCGCCCCCCCAACCTGTATCTCCCACTGCATGGTGTCTTTTGGGCGCGATCTGGTCACCTTCGGCGGCACCAGCTACCCCTTCGGCAGCGTCATGTCCAAGGACGTCCACGCCTGCGACAGGGCGACGGGGGAGTGGCGCGTCGTCCCCTCGGAGGGCGACCTTCCTCAGGAGATGTATGGACAG GCGTTCCGCAGGATGGGCGATTACGTCTACACGATAGGCGGTACTTCAGGCTACCATTTCTCCCTTCAGGCTCATGCGTACCACCTCCCGACCAACACGTGGAGTTGCCTGGCCTCATCTGACCTGTACAAG GGAAATGAGCCGACGGGTCGTTACAAAGCCGAAATTGGGGTCATCCCGGGTCATATCATAGTGGTGGGAGGGTCAGCTGCCGATGGCGTCTTCTCATTGGATGag GTGCCTGTCCTGGACATCCAGACCGGAAGTTGGTCCCTCAAACAGACGAAACCGGACCCGAAATTTCACGCTTATCCGAGCCCCCGGAAGTGTCACGCTTCCGTCCAGAGAGGAGCCG AACGGAAGCCTGTTCGTCTACGGAGGCTCCTCGGTGGTCGGCTCCAGCGAGCGGTCCTCAGCCGTCTTCAGGGCCAGGCTCCAAGCCCCTCCGCTCCTGGAAGCCGCCTGGAAAGCCTTCGCGACCAACTGCCCGGCCATCACGGCGCCGTTCCAGGACGACGGCGAGAATGA